A stretch of Eubalaena glacialis isolate mEubGla1 chromosome 10, mEubGla1.1.hap2.+ XY, whole genome shotgun sequence DNA encodes these proteins:
- the LOC133099780 gene encoding LOW QUALITY PROTEIN: olfactory receptor 10D1B-like (The sequence of the model RefSeq protein was modified relative to this genomic sequence to represent the inferred CDS: deleted 1 base in 1 codon) has product MGPFSRSDFLTGVRNASVVTEFILPGIPHTEDLETMLFVLFLSFCLFTLMESLLTLLAVVSSIRLHTPMYFFLCQLSVCDIVFPSGSSPKMLFYLSGNSRAISYAGCMSQLSFYHFLGCTECFLYTVVAYDHFVAICYRLRYTIIMSHRVYAILAMETSFFGCIQATFLTTLTFQLSFCGPNEVDCFFCDIPVMLKLACADTSALEMAGFISVGLMPLSCFLLILASYSCIVCSILQIRSAEGQRHAFSTCSAHLTAILLFYMPVVLIYLRPTPSPWMDATVQILNNLVTPMLNHLIYSLRDKEVKSSLRKVLHQLGFLPEHCRERSVANT; this is encoded by the exons ATGGGTCCCTTTTCGAGGTCTGACTTCCTCACAGGTGTGAGGAATGCTTCAGTGGTGACCGAGTTTATTCTGCCGGGAATCCCACACACAGAGGATCTGGAGACCATGCTCTTTGTCCTGTTTTTGTCCTTCTGCCTCTTTACCCTTATGGAGAGCCTGCTCACCCTACTGGCAGTTGTCTCCTCCATTCGACTTCACACTCCCATGTACTTCTTCCTGTGTCAACTGTCAGTGTGTGACATAGTTTTTCCTTCTGGGAGTTCCCCGAAGATGCTCTTCTACCTCTCAGGGAACAGCCGAGCCATCTCCTATGCAGGCTGCATGTCCCAGCTCTCCTTCTACCATTTCCTGGGATGTACTGAGTGTTTCCTGTACACAGTAGTGGCTTATGACCACTTTGTTGCCATATGTTACCGTCTGCGCTACACAATAATCATGAGTCACAGAGTGTATGCCATCCTGGCCATGGAGACCTCATTTTTTGGTTGTATTCAGGCCACCTTTCTAACTACTCTCACATTCCAATTGTCCTTCTGTGGCCCCAATGAGGTGGACTGTTTCTTCTGTGATATCCCAGTGATGCTGAAGCTGGCTTGTGCAGACACCTCAGCCCTGGAGATGGCGGGGTTCATCAGTGTGGGCCTCATGCCCCTCAGCTGCTTCCTTCTCATCCTCGCCTCCTACAGTTGCATTGTCTGCTCCATCCTGCAGATCCGCTCTGCAGAGGGCCAACGGCACGCCTTCTCCACCTGCAGTGCCCACCTCACTGCCATCCTGCTTTTC TACATGCCAGTGGTCCTCATCTACCTAAGGCCAACCCCAAGCCCCTGGATGGATGCAACTGTTCAGATCCTGAATAACCTGGTCACCCCCATGCTCAACCACTTGATCTACAGCCTCAGGGATAAGGAAGTGAAGTCATCTCTGAGGAAGGTCCTACATCAACTGGGCTTCCTTCCTGAGCATTGTAGAGAGAGATCAGTTGCTAACACTTGA